The following coding sequences lie in one Candidatus Marinarcus aquaticus genomic window:
- a CDS encoding chemotaxis protein CheC, translating to MQSEILSEDQQDCLQELINIAYGSGTAAISEILDAFATLSIPKINIIETKYLKEHLENQVQVGMPQYLATQLINGKFSSENLFIIDEDSSKNLAHEFGLEDEELDDQNEISDVILEITNILSSSTISKFAEEMEIEVSFSPPSVKLLNSLDEMDSNFIDKYQQVIIISTILQFENQNIRGELLILTTDDTIEFIKELLDKILDEL from the coding sequence ATGCAATCAGAAATTTTAAGTGAAGACCAACAAGACTGTTTACAAGAGTTAATTAATATTGCCTATGGTTCAGGAACAGCAGCAATTTCTGAGATTTTAGATGCATTTGCAACACTCTCTATCCCAAAGATTAATATCATTGAAACCAAATATCTTAAAGAGCATTTAGAAAATCAAGTACAAGTGGGGATGCCACAATATCTTGCAACACAACTGATTAATGGAAAATTTTCAAGTGAGAATCTTTTTATTATTGATGAAGATTCAAGTAAAAATCTTGCGCATGAATTTGGCTTAGAAGATGAAGAATTGGACGATCAAAATGAGATCAGTGATGTGATTTTAGAGATTACCAATATTCTCTCCTCTTCAACCATCAGCAAATTTGCTGAAGAGATGGAAATAGAGGTCTCTTTTTCACCACCATCAGTGAAACTGTTAAACTCTTTAGATGAGATGGACAGTAATTTCATTGATAAATATCAACAAGTGATTATTATCTCAACGATTTTACAGTTTGAAAACCAAAATATTCGTGGAGAATTGTTGATTTTAACGACCGATGATACAATTGAATTCATCAAAGAACTTCTGGATAAAATTTTAGACGAGTTGTAA
- a CDS encoding ATP-binding protein, which yields MDYLDKTSLICDTVDNGIILLNEDLEVLFWNRWLETRTNISLDEILNKNILDIFPDINKNKLKRKIKAALTLNSPTFYTTEVNESFFNIEYKNKITDRVFYNMQQNVTVTPYDVQKKLVIIYVYDSTMLRETNFKLSRAKQNLEVEHQKVLQIKGQLEESIEEFEFLLNATMEAIVIFNENNQSVNINDVGVELFGLNSKEEGLQKDIVYFFESASLNLNNAAATFEATMRLKNGSTFPALVKLKEADFKERHYKILTIVDLTELKYRDRLISEQAKMAAMGEMIGNIAHQWRQPLSAITTAASGAKLQKEFNMLTDELFNECLDGIVRNSMHLSQTINDFRDFISGDKDIVEFDLEENIRKNISIVESMLKHHKVEVHIEAKSSLKIHNYKNELTQAFLNLIDNAKDALIQHNIKEKYIFIKIYQEGSNAIIKVTDNAKGIPTNIMKKVFEPYFTTKHQSQGTGLGLYMTHQIIEKSMQGSIEVQNTTFDYHEHTFTGATFTITLPIMTKELY from the coding sequence ATGGATTATTTAGATAAGACCAGTTTGATATGTGATACAGTTGATAACGGAATTATACTTCTAAATGAAGATTTAGAAGTGCTATTTTGGAATCGTTGGTTGGAGACTCGTACTAACATCTCTCTTGACGAGATTCTCAATAAAAATATTTTAGACATTTTTCCTGATATTAATAAAAATAAGCTCAAACGGAAGATTAAAGCAGCTTTAACACTCAACTCTCCTACTTTTTACACCACTGAAGTAAATGAATCTTTTTTTAATATTGAGTATAAAAATAAGATCACTGATCGTGTTTTTTATAACATGCAACAAAATGTTACGGTCACCCCTTATGATGTACAAAAAAAGCTTGTAATCATCTACGTATACGACAGTACAATGCTTCGAGAAACCAATTTTAAACTCTCCCGAGCCAAACAAAATCTTGAAGTGGAACATCAAAAAGTTTTACAAATCAAAGGACAACTTGAAGAGTCCATTGAGGAGTTTGAGTTTCTTTTGAATGCCACTATGGAAGCGATTGTTATTTTTAATGAAAACAATCAATCGGTGAATATCAATGATGTTGGGGTTGAGCTGTTTGGACTAAACTCAAAAGAAGAAGGCTTACAAAAAGATATCGTTTATTTCTTTGAAAGTGCAAGTTTAAATTTAAACAATGCAGCTGCAACCTTTGAAGCAACGATGCGTTTGAAAAACGGTTCTACTTTTCCTGCGTTGGTAAAGTTAAAAGAGGCCGATTTTAAAGAACGGCACTATAAAATTCTAACCATTGTTGATTTAACGGAGTTAAAGTATCGTGACCGACTCATTTCTGAACAAGCCAAAATGGCTGCCATGGGAGAGATGATAGGAAACATTGCGCATCAATGGCGTCAACCTTTAAGTGCGATTACTACTGCAGCAAGTGGCGCAAAATTGCAAAAAGAGTTTAATATGCTCACCGATGAGTTGTTTAATGAGTGTTTAGATGGTATTGTAAGAAACTCCATGCACCTTTCTCAGACAATCAATGACTTCAGAGACTTTATTTCAGGAGATAAAGATATTGTAGAGTTTGATTTAGAAGAGAATATACGAAAAAATATATCTATTGTAGAAAGTATGCTTAAACATCATAAAGTTGAAGTGCATATTGAGGCTAAATCTTCTTTGAAAATTCATAACTATAAAAATGAGCTAACACAAGCCTTTTTAAATCTGATTGACAATGCAAAAGATGCTTTGATACAACATAATATCAAAGAGAAATATATTTTTATAAAAATTTATCAAGAGGGTTCTAATGCCATTATAAAAGTGACGGATAATGCCAAAGGAATTCCAACAAATATTATGAAAAAGGTGTTTGAACCTTACTTTACGACCAAACACCAAAGTCAAGGAACGGGCTTGGGACTTTATATGACGCATCAAATTATAGAGAAGAGCATGCAAGGCAGTATTGAAGTTCAAAACACAACGTTTGATTATCATGAACACACCTTCACAGGTGCCACTTTTACTATCACTCTGCCAATCATGACTAAAGAGCTCTATTAA
- a CDS encoding DnaJ C-terminal domain-containing protein, producing the protein MAKSLYKTLEVSESATPDEIKKAYRKLARKYHPDVNKEKDAEDKFKEINAAYEVLSDPEKKQQYDQFGDQMFGGQNFHDFARNQGSHVDLDEILRQMFGGGAGFGGASFGGNPFGGGFGGSGFGAPDLDISAQITIPFDVAVLGGKQHISLNNDSFDIKIPEGVEDGQKIRAKGKGKSYQGQRGDLIIKVNVAQSPEYERDGSTLIKSFDIPLKTALFGDKVQIKTIHKELTLKVPANTKQNQKFRVKELGVLNRKTGTKGDLYLKANIVLPKIEDLDEELVQQLQEKLPGA; encoded by the coding sequence ATGGCAAAAAGTTTATATAAGACGCTTGAAGTCAGTGAAAGCGCAACACCGGATGAGATTAAAAAAGCATATCGAAAATTAGCAAGAAAGTATCATCCTGATGTCAATAAAGAGAAAGATGCTGAGGATAAATTTAAAGAGATCAATGCAGCATATGAAGTTTTAAGTGACCCTGAGAAGAAACAACAGTATGACCAATTTGGTGATCAAATGTTTGGTGGTCAAAACTTCCATGATTTTGCACGAAATCAAGGAAGCCATGTCGATTTAGATGAAATTCTTCGACAAATGTTTGGCGGTGGGGCTGGATTTGGTGGTGCCTCTTTTGGAGGAAACCCTTTTGGTGGAGGTTTTGGAGGTTCTGGCTTTGGAGCTCCTGATTTAGACATTTCAGCACAAATCACCATACCGTTTGATGTGGCCGTCTTAGGTGGAAAACAACACATCTCTTTAAACAATGACAGTTTTGATATTAAAATCCCTGAAGGGGTTGAAGATGGTCAAAAAATCAGAGCCAAAGGGAAAGGTAAGAGTTATCAAGGTCAACGAGGAGATTTGATTATCAAAGTCAATGTGGCACAAAGTCCTGAGTATGAAAGAGATGGTTCTACTTTAATAAAGAGCTTTGATATTCCTTTAAAAACTGCTTTGTTTGGAGATAAAGTACAAATTAAGACCATTCATAAAGAGTTGACGCTTAAAGTACCTGCAAACACTAAACAGAATCAAAAATTCAGAGTCAAAGAGTTGGGGGTTTTAAATCGTAAAACAGGTACCAAAGGGGATTTATACCTTAAAGCCAATATTGTGTTACCAAAAATCGAAGATTTAGATGAAGAGCTTGTGCAACAACTGCAAGAGAAGTTACCAGGAGCATAA
- a CDS encoding heat shock protein transcriptional repressor HspR: protein METKAYTEPVYLISAVAEILSIHPQTLRQYEREGLIKPSRTNGKIRLYSQKDIDHIKTVLTLTREMGINLAGVDLILQLNERIEKLESEIEGYKGKIKDLNRFGVVPSSKALVIKKSSYDVVIIKE from the coding sequence ATGGAAACAAAAGCGTACACTGAACCGGTTTATTTGATTTCAGCTGTAGCTGAGATTTTAAGTATTCATCCTCAAACTCTGCGACAATATGAACGAGAAGGTTTAATCAAACCCTCTCGAACAAATGGTAAGATTCGTTTATATTCCCAAAAAGACATTGATCATATCAAAACCGTGTTGACACTCACACGTGAAATGGGTATTAACTTAGCTGGTGTGGATTTGATTTTACAGCTCAATGAGCGCATTGAGAAGCTTGAAAGTGAGATTGAAGGCTACAAGGGTAAAATTAAAGATTTAAATCGTTTTGGCGTGGTACCAAGTTCAAAAGCGTTGGTGATTAAAAAAAGTTCTTATGATGTGGTGATTATTAAAGAGTAG
- the ftsZ gene encoding cell division protein FtsZ — MPNQVLSDNVAKISVIGVGGGGCNMVDHMINEGSHKIDLIAANTDLQVLHISKAPKKIQLGLKLTKGLGAGMKPEVGRDAAIESYEDIKSAIGKSDIVFIAAGLGGGTGTGAAAIIAKAAKEIGALTVSVVTKPFAWEGKKRAGLANLGLEELKKVSDSIIVIPNDRLLEIIDENIGMKDAFKIIDNILFQAVNGMSEVILNPGNSDINTDFADVKTIMQHKGMALMGIGKAKGENAANRALEHAIDSPLLDKMSLSGAKGMLIHFNIHPQVSLLAINNVMETIHDTIDSNAEVIFGTTSDPTLEKDEVKITIVATGFASQNHLSKEEESDESEKSENIVHNNENNLDTPPLMRHYEIKYNLK, encoded by the coding sequence ATGCCCAACCAAGTACTTTCTGACAATGTTGCAAAAATCTCTGTCATTGGAGTAGGAGGTGGTGGTTGTAATATGGTTGACCATATGATCAACGAAGGCAGTCATAAGATCGACCTCATTGCAGCCAATACAGACTTGCAAGTTTTACATATCTCTAAAGCACCTAAAAAGATCCAATTGGGACTTAAACTCACCAAAGGATTGGGTGCAGGAATGAAGCCTGAGGTAGGGCGCGATGCAGCCATTGAGAGCTATGAAGACATTAAAAGTGCCATTGGTAAATCGGATATTGTCTTTATTGCTGCTGGTCTTGGTGGGGGTACAGGAACAGGTGCTGCTGCCATCATTGCAAAAGCAGCTAAAGAGATTGGCGCACTCACTGTTTCAGTTGTAACCAAACCATTTGCATGGGAAGGGAAAAAAAGAGCAGGACTCGCAAACTTAGGACTTGAAGAGCTTAAAAAAGTGAGTGACTCTATCATTGTCATTCCAAACGATCGATTACTTGAAATCATTGATGAAAATATTGGTATGAAAGATGCCTTTAAAATCATTGACAACATTCTATTTCAAGCCGTTAATGGTATGAGTGAAGTCATTTTAAATCCAGGTAATTCTGATATTAATACCGACTTTGCTGATGTTAAAACCATCATGCAACATAAAGGTATGGCACTTATGGGTATTGGTAAAGCCAAAGGAGAAAATGCAGCCAACAGAGCACTAGAACATGCCATTGACTCTCCACTGCTTGATAAGATGTCATTAAGTGGTGCAAAAGGGATGTTGATCCACTTTAACATTCATCCACAAGTATCACTCTTGGCCATCAACAACGTTATGGAAACCATCCATGATACGATTGATTCTAACGCCGAAGTAATCTTTGGTACCACTTCTGACCCAACACTGGAAAAAGATGAAGTTAAAATCACGATTGTAGCAACAGGATTTGCTTCTCAGAACCACTTATCAAAAGAAGAAGAGAGTGATGAAAGTGAAAAGAGTGAGAATATTGTACACAATAACGAAAACAACCTCGACACACCGCCATTGATGCGACACTACGAGATCAAGTACAACCTTAAATAA
- the ftsA gene encoding cell division protein FtsA has translation MSDTILAIDIGSSSITAVIAQNDLNNKINILGAKVEESEGINKGLITNIEVASEAIKEAVKSVDEGTASKIDSTYVSISAAYTKGVRSSGSVNVPNGQITQTEINQVLQMALYNATIVPEYDVVHVLPIYYKVDDSQLIDNPLNMNGARLEVAVYIVTAKKTALTNIKSALKSSNLEIKNFVLSGYASAIAVLNEEQKRFGAAILDIGGSTTDIVCFKGKSIVYNDFLPVGSMNITNDLSIMLRTPPNAAETIKMKYANLHSGSASGHEDESTIKKIKIPIIGDEQNTKEMPLDSVQTIIHARVEEILVLAKERIKKSGISDSLGAGIVITGGMSQLPGIKELAELIFDNMPVKISNPVNIRNGYMSFDDPTMSTIVGLLLYGLDPNPSYELDSNKQLRYKKEIQQPKAAQEQAKQAPTQTVSSQEEQTDALPTISKKDKAKGVSKFWNKVAEWF, from the coding sequence TTGAGTGATACTATTTTAGCTATAGATATTGGTTCGTCTAGTATAACAGCAGTAATAGCTCAAAATGATTTAAACAATAAAATAAATATTTTAGGTGCTAAAGTTGAAGAGAGTGAAGGGATCAATAAAGGGTTAATCACCAACATCGAAGTAGCATCAGAAGCCATTAAAGAAGCTGTTAAAAGTGTTGATGAAGGTACTGCAAGTAAAATAGACTCCACTTATGTCTCTATTTCTGCTGCATACACCAAAGGGGTAAGAAGTTCAGGAAGTGTGAACGTGCCAAATGGACAAATCACTCAAACTGAAATCAATCAAGTTTTACAAATGGCACTGTATAACGCCACCATTGTACCTGAGTATGATGTGGTGCATGTACTGCCTATTTATTATAAAGTGGATGACTCTCAACTCATTGATAATCCACTGAATATGAATGGAGCCCGACTTGAAGTTGCAGTCTATATTGTAACAGCGAAAAAGACTGCACTGACCAACATCAAATCGGCTTTAAAAAGCTCAAATCTAGAGATTAAAAACTTTGTATTAAGCGGTTATGCTTCTGCCATTGCTGTATTAAACGAAGAACAAAAACGATTTGGAGCTGCAATTTTAGATATCGGAGGAAGCACGACTGATATCGTCTGTTTTAAAGGCAAATCAATTGTATACAATGACTTCTTGCCAGTTGGGTCTATGAATATCACTAATGACCTCTCTATTATGCTAAGAACACCACCCAATGCAGCTGAAACCATTAAGATGAAGTATGCCAACTTACACAGTGGAAGTGCTTCTGGACATGAAGATGAAAGCACCATTAAAAAGATTAAAATCCCCATCATTGGAGATGAACAAAACACAAAAGAGATGCCTTTAGACTCTGTACAAACCATCATTCATGCACGAGTTGAAGAGATTTTAGTCTTAGCTAAAGAGCGGATTAAAAAAAGCGGTATCTCAGACTCATTGGGTGCAGGAATTGTCATCACCGGTGGTATGAGTCAACTGCCAGGCATTAAAGAGCTTGCCGAACTTATTTTTGATAACATGCCTGTAAAAATTTCCAATCCCGTCAATATTCGAAACGGTTACATGAGTTTTGATGACCCGACCATGTCAACGATTGTAGGACTGCTTCTTTATGGACTTGATCCCAATCCAAGCTATGAGTTAGACTCAAACAAACAACTTCGATATAAAAAAGAGATTCAACAGCCTAAAGCTGCACAAGAACAAGCAAAACAGGCTCCAACACAAACGGTGTCTTCACAAGAAGAACAAACAGATGCATTACCAACAATTTCTAAAAAAGATAAAGCCAAAGGTGTTTCAAAATTCTGGAACAAAGTGGCGGAGTGGTTCTAA
- a CDS encoding peptidylprolyl isomerase — MITWMQRHKKWLVITIWISTIAFIGAGFVGWGSYDYGKKSGVVAVVGDREISLDEYQREYSNLYEQYARMLGGQFNQEMAKQFNLSDAAYNLVIQKNLILSYADELGLDVTDEDIAKEVVKYKAFQKDGKFDKNTYVQVLAQNRTNPVEFENSLKRNLLLNKIESILNVQANDKEIENIGKLLFIEDNINMTVLDANEIKIDVKEDALKQYWETNKNNYMSDTAYELETKVIPLIKQDISDEEISTYYSKFKTDFTHEDGKIKTLEEAKADIINAILIKETKKEALKTYLDLKKAKAQFDATSMVYENELLYPVENIKEIQTTPAGEVLKPFLYNNEYIVVKVNSKNDPQPLSYNEAKPAAKEAYIAQERQIQIAQKAKAMLENFKGSNVGYVNRTSVNKLPGLSQNEAADFLNQLFNANSVKGSITLNNKIVLYKINKSRLNEIDTSKKEVVESTLSNLQNSELMSNLISNLENRYEIQSSVNDESKDK; from the coding sequence ATGATTACATGGATGCAAAGACACAAGAAATGGTTAGTAATTACAATTTGGATCAGTACGATTGCGTTTATTGGTGCAGGTTTTGTAGGATGGGGGTCGTACGATTACGGTAAAAAATCAGGTGTAGTTGCAGTTGTAGGTGATCGAGAGATCTCTTTAGATGAATATCAAAGAGAGTACAGCAACCTTTATGAGCAATATGCTCGAATGTTAGGTGGACAGTTTAACCAAGAGATGGCAAAACAGTTTAATCTTTCTGATGCTGCATATAACTTGGTGATTCAAAAAAATCTTATTCTTTCATATGCAGATGAACTTGGGTTGGATGTAACTGATGAAGACATCGCAAAAGAGGTTGTCAAATATAAAGCATTCCAAAAAGATGGAAAATTTGACAAAAATACCTACGTACAAGTGCTCGCACAAAACAGAACCAATCCTGTTGAATTTGAAAACTCTTTAAAAAGAAATCTTCTTTTAAATAAAATCGAGTCAATTTTAAATGTTCAAGCCAATGACAAAGAGATTGAAAACATTGGAAAACTGCTTTTCATTGAAGATAACATCAACATGACTGTACTTGATGCCAATGAAATCAAAATCGATGTCAAAGAGGATGCACTTAAGCAATATTGGGAAACCAATAAAAACAACTACATGTCTGATACTGCTTATGAATTAGAGACAAAAGTAATTCCTTTAATCAAACAAGATATCTCAGATGAAGAGATTTCAACATACTACTCAAAATTCAAAACCGACTTCACACATGAAGATGGAAAAATAAAAACACTTGAAGAGGCAAAAGCAGACATCATCAATGCTATTTTAATCAAAGAGACAAAAAAAGAGGCACTAAAAACCTATTTGGACCTTAAAAAAGCAAAAGCACAGTTTGATGCAACCTCAATGGTATATGAAAATGAGTTACTCTATCCAGTAGAAAATATCAAAGAGATTCAAACAACTCCTGCAGGAGAGGTATTAAAACCATTTTTATACAACAATGAATACATCGTTGTAAAAGTCAACAGTAAAAACGACCCACAACCTTTAAGCTACAATGAGGCAAAACCTGCAGCCAAAGAGGCATACATTGCACAAGAGCGACAGATTCAAATTGCACAAAAAGCAAAAGCAATGCTTGAAAACTTCAAAGGTTCAAATGTTGGCTATGTTAACCGAACATCGGTGAATAAACTGCCAGGTCTTTCTCAAAATGAAGCAGCAGACTTTTTAAATCAACTTTTCAATGCCAACAGTGTAAAAGGTTCAATCACATTAAACAATAAAATTGTGTTATATAAAATCAATAAATCACGACTCAATGAGATTGATACGAGTAAAAAAGAGGTGGTTGAATCTACTTTATCAAACTTACAAAACAGTGAGTTAATGTCGAATTTAATCAGTAATTTAGAGAACAGATATGAAATTCAATCATCAGTCAATGATGAATCAAAGGATAAATAA
- a CDS encoding AAA family ATPase has translation MQDEHKTYKLSGVLKKVLYCNEETKYCIAVLENNQKICGQYFDTSIEKIVGEEIVLTGNWITHKKYGVQFEFETLELKEAELFFFLTKIVKGVSKKMAHEMLEKYTEEELVEILNNKPSELLNFKGIKEKKLQTILQSWQKFKHLRELGSFLSKYRVTSNLITKIYAHFSEVENLIERLKQNPYILIQVKGIGFKKADEIALSLGLDAKSQFRIMACMNFTLREYCDNNGNSSISKEHLYRLLDEALNFHNEEVLYESCLHTMLAQEEISQTSENRFAPRMLFYAESRILEFFQNRAKELPNKKIVSNFKEYIEKKEKSLGFELSSEQKHAVEIINEGSNTLFLIGYAGTGKSTSSRAILELLEEIVRYDDIMTIALSGIASQRISDTTGYNSATIQSLLVQHKDKEYFPYKVILLDEASMVNSVTFYQVISKIHPDSIFIVVGDDGQLPAIGAGNILHDCIKYELAPVCKLTKIYRQNEHQAIAVIANEIRQGEIPQYQDEYEDFKFYDISINNYYAAKNSQTQQNFAQLRNENTERILNSILHIASGYIKELYALIKEKKINKALTLFQIITPMKGGVLGVENLNIQLQRLFNSSRETSKQTRLYEYKLMDKVIHIKNENMKAQTMHMYKTSSSDFVEKRVFNGQLGLIIKLDFDEEKCIVLYPNDDMVVFYDFDMLDSHLSLAYCLTIHKTQGMEYENALIPMTFSHYIMHNTKLLYTAITRAKKMCHIVGEEDAFKSACKRIETTKRESVINDILKEHFN, from the coding sequence ATGCAAGACGAGCATAAAACCTATAAACTCTCTGGTGTACTTAAAAAAGTACTTTACTGTAATGAAGAGACCAAATACTGTATTGCTGTTTTAGAAAACAATCAAAAAATTTGTGGACAATACTTTGATACCAGCATTGAAAAGATTGTAGGAGAAGAGATTGTTTTAACAGGAAACTGGATTACACATAAAAAATATGGCGTACAATTTGAGTTTGAAACACTTGAGCTCAAAGAGGCTGAACTCTTTTTCTTTTTAACCAAAATTGTCAAAGGTGTCAGTAAAAAAATGGCACATGAGATGCTTGAAAAATATACAGAAGAAGAGCTTGTTGAAATACTCAATAACAAACCCAGTGAACTGCTCAATTTTAAAGGCATCAAAGAGAAAAAACTTCAAACCATTTTACAATCTTGGCAAAAATTTAAACACTTAAGAGAACTGGGTTCATTTCTTTCAAAATACAGAGTTACCAGCAATCTTATTACTAAAATCTATGCGCACTTCAGTGAAGTAGAAAACCTCATAGAACGTCTGAAACAAAATCCATATATTCTCATACAAGTCAAAGGTATTGGTTTTAAAAAAGCGGATGAAATTGCACTTTCACTGGGACTTGATGCAAAAAGTCAATTTCGAATTATGGCATGCATGAACTTTACACTGCGAGAGTATTGTGACAACAACGGGAACTCTTCAATTTCAAAAGAGCATCTTTACAGACTGTTGGATGAAGCTTTAAACTTTCACAATGAAGAGGTGTTATATGAGTCTTGCCTCCACACCATGCTTGCCCAAGAGGAGATATCGCAAACTTCAGAAAACCGTTTTGCTCCGCGTATGCTTTTTTATGCAGAAAGCAGAATCTTAGAATTCTTTCAAAACAGAGCTAAAGAGTTGCCCAATAAAAAAATTGTATCCAACTTTAAAGAGTACATTGAAAAAAAAGAGAAGAGTCTGGGATTTGAACTCAGCAGTGAACAAAAGCACGCTGTTGAAATCATCAATGAAGGCAGTAATACACTCTTTTTAATTGGTTATGCCGGTACAGGAAAGTCCACCTCAAGTCGAGCCATTTTAGAACTGCTTGAAGAGATTGTACGTTATGATGATATCATGACCATTGCTCTAAGTGGGATTGCTTCACAGCGAATATCTGATACGACTGGGTACAACAGTGCTACCATACAATCTTTGCTGGTACAACACAAAGATAAAGAGTATTTCCCTTATAAAGTCATCTTACTTGATGAAGCTTCCATGGTCAACAGTGTGACTTTTTATCAAGTCATCTCCAAGATTCATCCAGATTCTATCTTTATCGTCGTTGGAGATGATGGTCAGCTTCCTGCTATTGGCGCAGGAAATATTTTGCATGATTGCATCAAATATGAACTCGCACCCGTATGCAAACTCACAAAAATTTATCGACAAAATGAGCATCAAGCCATTGCCGTTATTGCCAATGAGATACGACAAGGTGAAATTCCTCAATATCAAGATGAGTATGAGGATTTTAAATTTTATGACATCTCTATAAACAACTATTATGCAGCAAAAAATTCTCAAACCCAACAAAATTTTGCACAATTACGAAATGAAAACACGGAGCGCATTTTAAACTCTATTTTGCATATTGCAAGTGGTTATATCAAAGAATTATATGCATTGATTAAAGAGAAAAAAATCAATAAAGCGTTAACACTCTTTCAAATTATCACCCCCATGAAAGGTGGTGTTTTAGGAGTGGAGAACCTCAATATTCAACTGCAACGTCTCTTTAATTCAAGTCGTGAAACCTCAAAACAGACACGTTTATATGAGTATAAACTCATGGATAAAGTCATACACATTAAAAATGAAAACATGAAAGCTCAAACCATGCATATGTATAAAACAAGTTCGAGTGATTTTGTTGAAAAACGTGTTTTCAATGGACAATTGGGGCTTATCATCAAACTTGATTTTGATGAAGAAAAATGCATTGTATTGTACCCCAATGATGACATGGTCGTTTTTTATGACTTTGATATGCTCGATTCTCATTTGAGTTTAGCATACTGTTTGACCATTCATAAAACCCAAGGAATGGAGTATGAAAATGCACTTATTCCCATGACTTTTTCTCATTATATCATGCACAATACAAAACTTCTTTACACCGCCATCACACGAGCTAAAAAAATGTGTCATATCGTAGGAGAAGAGGATGCTTTTAAGAGTGCATGTAAAAGAATAGAGACCACAAAACGAGAATCAGTGATTAATGACATTCTCAAAGAGCATTTTAACTAA
- the arsC gene encoding arsenate reductase (glutaredoxin) (This arsenate reductase requires both glutathione and glutaredoxin to convert arsenate to arsenite, after which the efflux transporter formed by ArsA and ArsB can extrude the arsenite from the cell, providing resistance.) has translation MSQLTILHNPRCSKSRNALQLLEDNKCDFKVIPYLEATPNKQELSHIIKLLGIKPSELLRTGEDIYKELNLKNEHDEDKILDAMVAHPKLIERPIVIKGDKAVIGRPLENVKELIK, from the coding sequence ATGAGTCAACTCACTATTTTGCACAATCCACGCTGTTCAAAATCCAGAAATGCACTACAACTGCTTGAAGATAATAAGTGTGATTTTAAAGTTATTCCATATTTAGAAGCAACTCCAAATAAACAGGAGTTAAGCCATATTATTAAACTTTTAGGCATTAAACCCAGTGAACTTTTAAGAACCGGTGAAGATATTTATAAAGAACTGAATTTAAAAAATGAACATGATGAAGACAAAATCCTTGATGCCATGGTAGCTCACCCTAAACTTATTGAACGTCCTATTGTTATCAAAGGCGATAAAGCAGTGATTGGACGACCGCTAGAAAACGTTAAGGAACTCATTAAATAG